The Cytobacillus sp. NJ13 sequence GTTAGCCAAACTCCAGGAAAGCGAAGCAGATATTCTGGGATTAGGCCAATTGTATCGCACTAAAATTGACCGAAAAGAGCTAAAAGACTGGCGGTCCATTTACTATCCAAATTTGAAATCTGATATCCAATTTCAGATAGACATTCAAAATGAAGGGTATTTAAGAACAACCTGATGGGGCAGGTAACCTGTCCCTTTTCAGGGGATGCGGGAATAAGCATGACGATTAAGGGAGCTTGGTGTCGGTTTGCTAAATTTGAGGGAACAATTCGGTTTGATTTGTGTCGTTCAATGTCGGTCTGCCAACTATTCCGCTAGATTAGTGCCGCTCATTTTCTGTTTCCCAATCTGAAGGATACTATTATGCCCCTTTTCAGCTCGATTCGTGGCACTCAAGGACGATTTCCCAGCACAAAGGAGACGTTTCCAACTCATTCGTGCCCCCCATCAGCGGTTTCCCATCACGAAGGGAACGATTCCAACTCATTCATGCCCCCCATCAGCGATTTCCCATCACGAAGGGAACGATTCCAACTCATTCGTGCCCCTCAACAGCGATTTCCCATCACGAAGGGAACGATTCCAACTCATTCGTGCCCCCCATCAGCGATTTCCCATCACGAAGGGAACGATTCCAGCTCATTCGTGCCCCTCATCAGCAATTTCCCCACTCAATGGGAACGATTCCAACTCATTCGTTCCCCTCATCAGCGATTTCCCATCACGAAGGGAACGTTTCCAACTCATTCGTGCCCCCCATCAGCGTTTTCCCATCACGAAGGGAACGATTCCAACTCATTCGTTCCCCTCATCAGCGATTTCCCATCACGAAGGGAACGATTCCAACTCATTCGTGCCCCTCATCAGCAATTTCCCCACTCAATGGGAACGATTCCAACTCATTCATGCCTCTCACAATCGGTTTCCCATCGCGATGGGAACGATTATTCACTTTCGTCCCGCTCATAACCCAATTCCCCTCCATTAAAACAACCACTCACCCAAACTTCCCTATCTCCTTTATAAAAGCCAGTCTTACAGTCCCAATCGGTCCATTCCGCTGTTTGGCCAGGATGATCTCAATCGTATCCTTGCGGTCAGATTCCTTATAGTAATAATCATCACGGTATAAAAACGCAATCACATCCGCATCCTGCTCAATCTGCCCGCTCTCCCGCAAATCTGAAAGCATCGGCCGCTTGTCCTGCCTGCTTTCCACGCCACGGCTCAGCTGTGACAGGGCAATCACCGCTACATTCAAATCCCTTGCCATCGTCTTCAGCTTCCGGCTGATCTCGCTGATTTCCGCCTGGCGGTTCTGATGCCTGGGATTCCCCGCGATCAGCTGCAGATAATCAATCACCACCAGCATCCGTCTACCCTCGCCGTACTTCCGGCGTGCTTTTCTGACCTTGGACCAGA is a genomic window containing:
- a CDS encoding DnaB-like helicase C-terminal domain-containing protein → MVGARPGVGKTAFALNMALNAADQDAALIFSLEMSKKQLLKRMISCKGEISSIKLRNPKRYFSEGDWTHFSSVMGAFGEMKLHIFDQAGMDIGYIWSKVRKARRKYGEGRRMLVVIDYLQLIAGNPRHQNRQAEISEISRKLKTMARDLNVAVIALSQLSRGVESRQDKRPMLSDLRESGQIEQDADVIAFLYRDDYYYKESDRKDTIEIILAKQRNGPIGTVRLAFIKEIGKFG